The Anas acuta chromosome 2, bAnaAcu1.1, whole genome shotgun sequence genome contains a region encoding:
- the METTL6 gene encoding tRNA N(3)-methylcytidine methyltransferase METTL6, protein MLHENTSADCLDTVTTGTEDGAFQRKGHSTRILSPEEVERLAKDQVLVSEFKQLKLEKEAQKNWDLFYKRNSTNFFKDRHWTTREFEELKACREFADQKLTILEAGCGVGNCLFPLLEEDLNIFVYACDFSPRAVEYVKKNSLYSTERCKVFQCDLTKDDLLENIPADSVDVVTLIFVLSAIHPDKMHLVLKNIYKVLKPGKCVLFRDYGLYDHAMLRFKSGSKLGEHFYVRQDGTRAYFFTEEFLSQLFKSEGYEQVVNEYVHRETVNRKEDLRVPRVFLQSKFQKPFSKT, encoded by the exons ATGCTCCATGAAAACACATCGGCTGATTGCTTAGACACAGTAACAACAGGTACTGAAGATGGGGCTTTCCAAAGAAAAGGCCATAGTACAAGAATTCTTAGCCCAGAAGAGGTTGAGAGACTGGCAAAAGATCAGGTTTTGGTGTCTGAGTTCAAGCAgctgaaactggaaaaagagGCACAGAAGAATTGGGATCTGttttacaaaagaaacagcACCAACTTCTTTAAAGACAGACATTGGACAACCAGAGAGTTTGAAGAGTTAAAAGCATGTCGGGAG TTTGCAGATCAGAAACTGACCATTCTGGAAGCTGGCTGTGGGGTTGGGAACTGCTTGTTTCCGCTCTTGGAAGAAGATCTGAACATTTTTGTGTATGCCTGTGATTTCTCTCCCAGAGCTGTGGAGTATGTGAAG AAAAATTCCTTATACAGCACTGAAAGATGCAAAGTGTTCCAGTGTGATCTTACCAAAGATGACCTTCTAGAAAATATACCAGCAGATTCCGTGGATGTTGTCACTCttatatttgttctttctgcCATTCATCCTGACAAAATGCATCTTGTCTTGAAGAACATTTACAAG GTGTTGAAACCAGGCAAGTGTGTCCTGTTCAGAGACTACGGACTGTATGATCATGCAATGCTCAGGTTTAAATCTGGCAGCAAACTTGGAGAACACTTTTATGTTAGACAAGATGGGACAAGAGCATATTTTTTTACTGAAG agTTCTTGTCTCAGCTCTTCAAGTCTGAGGGATATGAGCAAGTGGTCAATGAATATGTGCACCGAGAAACTGTGAATAGGAAAGAAGACTTGCGTGTTCCAAGagtttttcttcaaagcaaatTTCAAAAGCCTTTCAGTAAGACGTAA